The following are encoded together in the Fusarium keratoplasticum isolate Fu6.1 chromosome 1, whole genome shotgun sequence genome:
- a CDS encoding Choline transport protein yields MDAETPTKEHKGQQLDQLQRSPSMSIMDGQHRNIHEKPFTIWTAMGIGHSITNTAITLIVGLASGAALGGPPLFIYGFIMMAIIAVAVAISLGELASALPHSGGQYYWVAVLAPPSCRRFLSYVTGIVGWAGAVCTCASVCLAVPTTIFAMVSLTHPDFEYKPWMGFVGFQVLNLLAFSFNCFERVLPWVSRFLLAFTVCTVTVVFVSILAASPHKQTGEGLFVNLYNISGWPNGVAFLIGLNAPNWAFSCLDATVHLADEIPNPRRNIPQALLVTVALGTATGFPIILALFLSAPSVETIVNSATPSLQIFYDAFSQNTAAALGLQSIVLVSAAGAIIGIHTWQSRIAWAFSKDKGFPFHRFLSQIAPEPYGTPIYAHIWCCCWTAVLGCIYMGSQLAFNSLVSGGILLQYITYSTCIACLLWHGRSRITPGPFWFPKLGLVANIVVLVWTLIALVFYCFPSFIPVQADLMNYVSCVIVGVFLYALVYWVAFGRKEYQTPEPEQYD; encoded by the coding sequence ATGGATGCAGAAACTCCCACCAAAGAACACAAGGGCCAACAGCTCGACCAGCTTCAGCGGTCGCCCAGCATGTCCATCATGGACGGACAACATCGTAATATCCACGAGAAGCCCTTTACCATTTGGACAGCCATGGGCATCGGCCattccatcaccaacacggCCATCACCCTCATCGTGGGTCTTGCCAGTGGTGCTGCCCTCGGTGGTCCACCGCTCTTCATCTacggcttcatcatgatggcaatCATTGCCGTCGCCGTTGCCATAAGCCTAGGGGAACTTGCCTCAGCTCTACCTCACTCGGGAGGTCAATACTACTGGGTTGCCGTCTTGGCTCCCCCGAGCTGTCGACGCTTCCTCTCCTATGTCACCGGCATCGTTGGGTGGGCTGGGGCTGTATGCACCTGCGCCTCAGTCTGTCTCGCGGTTCCAACCACCATCTTCGCCATGGTGTCTTTGACACACCCCGACTTTGAATACAAGCCATGGATGGGATTTGTGGGGTTCCAGGTCCTGAACCTCTTGGCTTTTTCATTCAACTGTTTCGAGCGCGTTCTCCCTTGGGTCAgtcgcttcctcctcgccttcacCGTCTGCACCGTCACCGTCGTCTTTGTTAGCATCTTGGCCGCGAGCCCCCACAAGCAGACAGGCGAAGGTCTCTTTGTCAACTTGTACAACATCTCGGGGTGGCCCAACGGTGTGGCCTTCCTGATCGGCCTTAATGCCCCCAACTGGGCCTTCTCCTGCCTCGACGCCACGGTGCATCTCGCCGACGAGATCCCCAACCCTCGACGGAACATTCCTCAAGCTTTACTTGTCACAGTCGCTCTGGGCACCGCAACCGGCTTCCCCATCATCCTTGCGCTCTTCCTCTCGGCCCCTTCTGTCGAAACCATTGTCAACTCTGCGACGCCTTCGCTACAAATTTTCTATGATGCGTTCAGTCAGAATACAGCCGCGGCTTTGGGCCTGCAGAGCATCGTTTTGGTGTCTGCAGCTggtgccatcatcggcattCACACTTGGCAGTCCCGTATCGCCTGGGCATTTAGCAAAGACAAGGGATTTCCATTCCACCGATTCCTTTCCCAGATTGCTCCTGAACCATACGGTACCCCCATCTACGCCCACAtctggtgctgctgctggactgCCGTACTTGGATGCATCTACATGGGTTCGCAGCTTGCCTTCAACTCCCTCGTGTCCGGAGGTATCCTTCTTCAGTACATCACCTACTCTACCTGCATCGCGTGCCTCTTGTGGCACGGCCGGTCAAGAATCACGCCAGGTCCTTTTTGGTTCCCCAAACTCGGCTTGGTTGCCAACATTGTCGTTTTGGTTTGGACGTTGATCGCACTCGTTTTCTACTGTTTCCCTTCCTTCATCCCGGTTCAAGCAGACCTGATGAACTACGTGTCTTGTGTCATTGTTGGTGTCTTTCTCTATGCTTTGGTGTATTGGGTCGCATTTGGTCGTAAAGAGTACCAGACTCCAGAGCCGGAGCAGTATGATTGA
- a CDS encoding Acetoacetate decarboxylase produces the protein MSFIASPEQVRAFEEFSSKPSFSQEAIVIDFTTTPEYVRSVLPPGLEPGDTPTGHILMSTMESKLCGEFDCAIVSLDVKFRGKAGTFMLEIIISNDLPVTWGREVWGEAKKTGTCRLWRSGDWRYAYAERNGVRLIEVQAKFGEDLPPRVRDAINFEIKAYPHSQGKGLQWEPLISTLEVREHDVHHSVGEGRLTIRGTTADPLHSIPILAVSEFKYTTGRADYTVVSVDELGVGEAYLPHLIGRHYEDIRIHKVGAEWTELRDKEEEQESFPVRRFNTPGFKN, from the coding sequence ATGTCTTTTATTGCCTCTCCGGAACAGGTCCGCGCCTTTGAGGAGTTCTCCTCCAaaccctccttctcccaggaggccatcgtcatcgactTCACCACTACCCCCGAATATGTCCGCAGTGTTCTCCCCCCGGGTCTGGAGCCAGGCGACACTCCCACGGGTCACATCCTCATGTCTACAATGGAGAGCAAGCTGTGCGGCGAGTTTGACTGCGCTATCGTGAGCTTAGACGTCAAGTTCCGTGGCAAGGCCGGTACATTTATGctcgagatcatcatcagcaatgATCTCCCTGTCACCTGGGGCCGTGAGGTCTGGGGCGAGGCGAAAAAGACTGGTACATGCCGTCTCTGGCGATCTGGAGACTGGCGCTATGCCTACGCTGAGCGCAATGGTGTCCGTCTCATCGAGGTTCAGGCAAAATTTGGCGAGGATCTCCCTCCCCGCGTCCGGGACGCGATCAACTTCGAGATTAAGGCGTATCCCCATTCCCAGGGCAAAGGTCTTCAGTGGGAGCCTCTCATCAGCACCCTAGAGGTTCGAGAGCACGACGTCCACCACTCCGTCGGGGAGGGCCGCCTGACCATCCGGGGCACCACTGCCGACCCTCTCCACAGCATCCCCATCCTGGCCGTCAGCGAGTTCAAGTATACCACTGGCCGAGCCGACTATACCGTGGTCTCGGTGGATGAGCTCGGCGTGGGCGAGGCATACTTGCCCCATCTGATCGGCCGGCACTACGAAGATATCCGAATCCACAAGGTCGGGGCTGAATGGACCGAGCTCAGGGataaggaggaggagcaggagtcTTTCCCCGTGCGGAGGTTCAACACTCCGGGATTCAAGAACTAA